One segment of Oreochromis niloticus isolate F11D_XX linkage group LG8, O_niloticus_UMD_NMBU, whole genome shotgun sequence DNA contains the following:
- the LOC100696320 gene encoding ankyrin repeat and SOCS box protein 12 — translation MLQLRTAEEEKRSCEISQLRQAVLQNNDRLLDEMLCQEIYKKVINCRGGWGIAGTPLHAAVSKGHLSCLQVLLAHGAIIDCVDVKAQTPLFAAVRGKYLDCVLTLLKAGANPNGSSSNNCSPVLTAAREGDAEILKQLLKHGAEVNSRSKVLLWTSSARVSSGPLYLAAVYGHMECFKLLLLYGADPDHNCTDAKLLSSDKQPKTVLEMCLRHGCGVEYIQLLIDFGANVYLPTLIIEKSTKQNEAVELLLRERGNPKALTSQCRLVVRRHLRKINKINCIDQLEMPTSLINFLQHKAAPVTVL, via the exons ATGCTCCAGCTAAGGACCGCTGAAGAAGAGAAAAGGAGTTGTGAAATTTCCCAGCTGAGGCAGGCTGTGTTACAAAACAATGACAGACTCCTTGATGAGATGCTCTGCCAAGAAATCTACAAGAAAGTCATCAACTGCAGAGGTGGCTGGGGCATTGCAGGCACACCCCTGCATGCTGCAGTGTCTAAAGGCCACCTCAGCTGTCTGCAGGTCCTTCTAGCTCACGGTGCCATCATAGACTGTGTGGACGTCAAGGCCCAGACGCCTCTGTTCGCAGCTGTTCGAGGGAAATACCTAGACTGTGTCTTAACTCTCCTCAAAGCTGGCGCCAACCCCAACGGAAGCTCGTCTAACAATTGCTCGCCGGTCCTCACTGCTGCACGGGAGGGCGACGCGGAGATTCTAAAGCAGCTACTAAAACACGGCGCTGAGGTGAACTCCCGCTCCAAAGTCTTACTGTGGACCTCGAGTGCCAGAGTGTCCAGCGGGCCGCTTTATTTGGCTGCTGTTTACGGACACATGGAGTGCTTCAAACTGCTGCTCCTCTACGGGGCAGACCCAGACCACAACTGCACTGATGCCAAGCTGCTGAGCTCTGACAAGCAGCCCAAAACTGTGCTGGAGATGTGCCTCAGGCACGGCTGTGGCGTGGAGTACATCCAGCTTCTGATCGACTTCGGCGCAAACGTCTACCTCCCCACGCTGATCATCGAGAAGTCGACGAAGCAGAACGAGGCTGTGGAGCTGCTGCTGCGAGAAAGAG GAAATCCAAAAGCTTTGACCTCACAGTGCCGACTTGTTGTGCGAAGACACCTCAGAAAGATCAACAAGATCAACTGCATCGACCAGCTGGAAATGCCCACAAGTCTCATCAACTTCTTGCAACACAAAGCAGCCCCAGTCACTGTTCTGTAG